The following nucleotide sequence is from Defluviitalea raffinosedens.
ATTGTATCTGTGCCGGTATTTTGTGATAGTGGATTTGTTATTTTAAATCCGATTCGTAAAGCAATGAGGAAAAAAACAATGACATCCAGTGTTGCAATGACAGTAGCTTTATCAGCAGGACTTTATACTTCCCATGTGTTTATTCCACCTACTCCAGGGCCTATCGCAGCAGCAGGGAGTGTTGGACTTGGGTCAAACTTATTACTCATTATAGGAATGGGTATTTTAGTTTCTATTCCTTGTTTAATTGCAGCTTATTTTTATGCGAAATATATAGGAACTAAGGTTAAAGCTTCCGATGAAGTAACGAATGATGAGATTGTAAAAACTTATGAAGAACTCGTAAAAGAATATGGAGAACTTCCTGGTGGAATGGCATCCATAGCTCCAATCTTAGTGCCTATTCTATTGATGGCCCTAAGTTCAATATCTGCTATGGCAGGTTGGGAAGGAGCTTTTGCAAGTTTATTAACTTTTCTTGGGACACCAATTATCGCTTTGACCGTTGGATTGTTATGCGGCATTGGTTTGCTGGCTTCAATTAAAAAGATGAATGTATTTAATGAGCTAACAGAGAATACTCTTAAAACTGTGGGACCAATTTTATTTATTACTGCGGCGGGAGGCGTATTAGGTAAAGTTATTACAACAGCTGGCTTTGTCACCTATATTCAAGAAAATGCTTCCTTCCTTTCATCAGTTGGTATATTTTTCCCATTTTTAATTGCAGCAATCCTTAAAACTGCTCAGGGATCTTCCACTGTTGCTATTACAACAACCGCAGCGATTATGGGTGCATATTCAGAATCCGGTACTATGATGTCAGCTCTAGGGCTTACAACGCCTGTGGCAGCAGCTTTGACTGTTATGGCGATAGGAGCAGGGGCAATGACAGTATCCCATGCAAATGACAGTTATTTCTGGGTTGTTACGAATTTGGGAGAAATGAAGCCTCAGGATGGTTATAAGACACAGACCATGGTTACGTTGATTATGGGGATTGTATCCATTCTATTTATTTTCTTGCTTTCATTATTTTTATTATAAATATTTGATATAAATGCAGACAAAGGCTCGGTTGTTATACCGAGCTTTTATTGTATTCTTTTGGTGTTTTTCTTTTTTTAAATTCTGCAGTAATAAAAATGATCAAAGGAAGAATTACTTGAAAGGGGAAAGCATAGTATTTATAAACATAAAATGTCCAAAAGTGCATATCTACAATATTATCATAAAGGATATAGGCTAAGTAAACCATTAATATACCGGTTTGCATTGTTATAGAGCGATAATCATTTAAATGAAAAAGTTTAGCGATTCCTTTGCAGGTCAATAAAAGACATAGACTGACTTTAATAAATACACCTACTACAAATATAAAAGCAACGGTCACTTCCATTCTTTGAAGAAAATCTCCTATATGTATTCTGCTAATTGCTACATGGGATGGGAAATAAAAGTTTGAGAGCTGATTTCCTAATACAAAAATATTTCTTAGTACTATGAAAGTTAGGATTATTCCTGCTACTAATACTCCTGTAAAATATACCTTATAGGGAGATTTCTTAGGCTGCAAACTACCTAAAACACCTAGAAAAATAACTGTTTCAGCAAATGGAAATGCAAAAGCGCTGAATCCTTCTTTTATTATGGGAGATAGTCCATAATAAAGAATTGGAAAGATATATTCGAAATCCATTTTAGATATGGACAACAGTTGTACAATAATGATAATGAATAA
It contains:
- a CDS encoding GerAB/ArcD/ProY family transporter, encoding MPKEEITQKEAICLLINFIMGSTLIVGIGTNAKNDAWLASLFGILMAIPAIIIYSRILQLFPGANLYDIVNLLFGKYLGSVVTILYIWYSFHLGALVVRDFGEFLNTITMPETPMLVPMFSLIIICIFAVRLGIEVISRTSAYFFPIMLFIIIIVQLLSISKMDFEYIFPILYYGLSPIIKEGFSAFAFPFAETVIFLGVLGSLQPKKSPYKVYFTGVLVAGIILTFIVLRNIFVLGNQLSNFYFPSHVAISRIHIGDFLQRMEVTVAFIFVVGVFIKVSLCLLLTCKGIAKLFHLNDYRSITMQTGILMVYLAYILYDNIVDMHFWTFYVYKYYAFPFQVILPLIIFITAEFKKRKTPKEYNKSSV
- a CDS encoding GntP family permease; protein product: MSGVALMITFIIAVAIMIVAISKFRVHPFMAIMGISLLLAIVVGIPLGDIPGTIGAGFSGTFSSIGIVIILGAVIGIILEKTGAAIKLADMVVELVGKKRPELAIMLMGWIVSVPVFCDSGFVILNPIRKAMRKKTMTSSVAMTVALSAGLYTSHVFIPPTPGPIAAAGSVGLGSNLLLIIGMGILVSIPCLIAAYFYAKYIGTKVKASDEVTNDEIVKTYEELVKEYGELPGGMASIAPILVPILLMALSSISAMAGWEGAFASLLTFLGTPIIALTVGLLCGIGLLASIKKMNVFNELTENTLKTVGPILFITAAGGVLGKVITTAGFVTYIQENASFLSSVGIFFPFLIAAILKTAQGSSTVAITTTAAIMGAYSESGTMMSALGLTTPVAAALTVMAIGAGAMTVSHANDSYFWVVTNLGEMKPQDGYKTQTMVTLIMGIVSILFIFLLSLFLL